Proteins encoded together in one Sinorhizobium meliloti window:
- the uvrC gene encoding excinuclease ABC subunit UvrC, with the protein MNGQTPTDGGILYDATETDDEDDLVEVTEPERPAPAIGWAESLPEAAGLKGAELIQAFVKRLPNGPGVYRMLNEAGDVLYVGKARSLKKRVSNYAQGRGHSNRIARMVRETAHMEFVTTRTEIEALLLEANLIKRLRPRFNVLLRDDKSFPYIVVTGDTRAPALYKHRGARSRKGDYFGPFASAGAVGRTINSLQRAFLLRTCTDSVFETRTRPCLLYQIKRCSAPCTNEISDADYAELVSEAKDFLSGKSQAVKATIASAMAEASENLDFERAALYRDRLAALSHVQSHQGINPAGVEEADVFAIHHEGGISCIQVFFFRTGQNWGNRAYFPKADPSIPPAEVLSAFLAQFYDDKPCPRQVLLCAPVEEQELLAQALSEKSGYKVSILVPQRGEKKDLVEHALANAREAHGRKLAETASQGRLLEGFAATFQLPYVPRRIEIYDNSHIMGTNAVGGMVVAGPEGFVKGQYRKFNIKSTDITPGDDFGMMREVMTRRFSRLLKEEGKPDRSAEPGEDAGFPAWPDVILIDGGQGQMTAVRAILKELGIEDSVAAIGVAKGVDRDAGRERFFAEGRESFTLPPRDPVLYFIQRLRDEAHRFAIGSHRARRKKEMVKNPLDEIAGIGPTRKRALLTHFGTAKAVSRAGINDLMSVNGISETVARIVYEHFHEDAAK; encoded by the coding sequence ATGAACGGGCAGACGCCCACCGATGGCGGCATCCTTTACGACGCCACGGAGACGGACGACGAAGACGATCTGGTCGAAGTGACCGAGCCCGAACGGCCGGCGCCGGCAATAGGATGGGCGGAGAGCCTGCCGGAAGCGGCGGGCCTCAAGGGAGCCGAACTCATCCAGGCCTTCGTCAAGCGCCTGCCGAACGGGCCCGGCGTCTACCGGATGCTCAACGAGGCCGGCGACGTGCTCTATGTCGGCAAGGCCCGCAGCTTGAAGAAGCGGGTGAGCAACTATGCGCAGGGGCGCGGCCACTCGAACCGCATCGCGCGCATGGTTCGCGAGACCGCACATATGGAATTCGTGACGACGCGGACGGAGATCGAGGCGCTGCTGCTCGAAGCGAACCTCATCAAGCGCCTGCGCCCGCGCTTCAACGTGCTTCTGCGCGACGACAAGTCCTTCCCCTATATCGTCGTCACCGGCGATACGCGAGCGCCGGCGCTCTACAAGCATCGCGGCGCGCGCAGCCGCAAAGGCGACTATTTCGGCCCCTTCGCCTCGGCCGGAGCAGTCGGACGCACGATCAATTCGCTGCAACGCGCCTTTCTTCTCAGAACCTGCACGGACAGTGTCTTCGAAACACGCACGCGCCCCTGTCTGCTCTACCAGATCAAGCGTTGTTCCGCGCCGTGCACGAACGAGATCAGCGATGCGGACTACGCGGAACTGGTCAGCGAAGCCAAGGACTTTCTCTCCGGCAAGAGCCAGGCGGTGAAGGCGACCATTGCCTCCGCCATGGCCGAGGCTTCGGAAAACCTCGATTTCGAGCGTGCCGCGCTTTACCGCGACCGGCTGGCCGCGCTGAGCCACGTCCAGAGCCACCAGGGCATCAATCCGGCCGGCGTCGAGGAAGCGGACGTCTTCGCCATTCATCACGAAGGCGGCATCTCCTGCATCCAGGTGTTCTTCTTCCGGACGGGGCAGAACTGGGGCAATCGCGCCTATTTTCCGAAAGCCGACCCTTCGATTCCGCCCGCCGAGGTGCTCAGCGCGTTTCTTGCACAGTTCTATGACGACAAGCCCTGTCCGCGGCAGGTCCTGCTCTGCGCCCCCGTCGAGGAACAGGAACTGCTTGCACAGGCGCTCAGCGAGAAATCCGGCTACAAGGTCTCGATCCTCGTGCCGCAGCGCGGAGAGAAGAAGGATCTCGTCGAGCATGCGCTCGCAAACGCCCGCGAGGCGCATGGCCGCAAGCTCGCCGAAACCGCTTCGCAGGGGCGCCTGCTCGAAGGTTTTGCCGCAACCTTCCAACTCCCTTACGTGCCGCGCCGCATCGAGATCTACGACAACTCGCATATCATGGGCACCAATGCGGTGGGCGGCATGGTGGTCGCCGGCCCGGAGGGCTTCGTCAAAGGCCAGTACCGAAAGTTCAACATCAAATCGACCGACATCACGCCGGGCGACGATTTCGGCATGATGCGCGAGGTCATGACGCGGCGCTTCTCCCGTCTCCTGAAAGAGGAGGGCAAGCCGGATCGGTCCGCAGAGCCGGGTGAGGATGCCGGTTTCCCCGCGTGGCCCGACGTCATCCTGATCGATGGCGGCCAAGGGCAGATGACGGCGGTTCGTGCGATTCTCAAGGAACTCGGCATAGAGGACAGCGTGGCGGCGATCGGCGTGGCCAAGGGCGTCGACCGCGACGCCGGCCGCGAACGTTTCTTCGCCGAAGGCCGGGAAAGCTTTACTCTGCCGCCGCGCGACCCGGTCCTCTATTTCATCCAGCGCCTGCGCGACGAAGCGCACCGCTTCGCGATCGGCTCGCATCGGGCTCGCCGGAAGAAGGAAATGGTCAAGAATCCGCTCGACGAGATCGCCGGAATCGGCCCGACGCGCAAACGCGCGCTCCTCACCCATTTCGGAACCGCCAAGGCAGTCTCCCGCGCCGGCATCAACGACCTGATGTCGGTAAACGGCATTTCCGAAACGGTCGCCCGTATCGTCTACGAGCATTTCCACGAAGACGCCGCCAAATGA
- a CDS encoding SDR family oxidoreductase, with the protein MKRTLKAALVTGGARRIGRAIVEDLAAHGFALAIHANGSFAEAEALAEKLGKTGARAVALRADLTEVGAASGLIAQATALLGPLDLLVNNASVFNKDSLAEFDEAVWERHFALHVKAPSLLARDFALQRPVDVSGLIVNVIDQRVWSPNPRFYSYMLSKSALWTATQTMAQALAPDIRVNGIGPGPTLPNERQDPRDFEAQVEALILRRGPALDEFGRAIRFLFDTPSVTGQMIALDGGQHLAWETPDIREIVE; encoded by the coding sequence TTGAAAAGGACACTCAAGGCGGCGCTCGTTACCGGCGGCGCCCGACGCATCGGCAGGGCAATAGTCGAGGATCTGGCGGCGCACGGTTTCGCGCTCGCCATTCACGCGAACGGATCGTTCGCAGAAGCGGAGGCGCTCGCCGAGAAGCTGGGAAAGACCGGCGCGAGGGCGGTCGCACTCAGAGCCGATCTTACCGAAGTCGGCGCTGCCTCCGGGCTCATCGCGCAGGCAACGGCCCTGCTCGGTCCGCTGGATCTCCTCGTCAACAATGCCTCGGTGTTCAACAAGGACAGCCTCGCCGAGTTCGACGAAGCGGTATGGGAGCGGCACTTCGCGCTGCATGTCAAAGCCCCCTCCCTGCTCGCCCGCGATTTTGCCCTGCAGCGGCCGGTCGACGTCTCCGGTCTCATCGTCAATGTGATCGATCAGCGCGTCTGGTCTCCAAATCCGCGCTTTTATTCCTATATGTTGTCGAAGTCGGCGCTGTGGACGGCAACTCAGACGATGGCCCAGGCGCTCGCCCCCGACATTCGCGTCAACGGCATCGGACCCGGGCCGACGCTGCCGAACGAGCGACAGGATCCGCGTGATTTCGAGGCCCAGGTCGAGGCGCTGATCCTCAGGCGCGGTCCGGCGCTCGATGAATTCGGACGTGCGATCCGCTTCCTTTTCGACACGCCGTCGGTTACCGGACAGATGATTGCACTCGACGGCGGCCAGCACCTTGCCTGGGAGACGCCGGATATTCGGGAGATAGTGGAATGA
- a CDS encoding outer membrane protein yields the protein MRTLTTTLMASAMALVAFQAAHAADVVDEVPAAPAAEYTEPAVRNWSGAYVGGTIDWHHGEADATGNNKSVGFGGGLYGGYNVQDGQMVYGGEADVNYTGNDARSSGRRVKQGVNGSVRGRVGVDLNPVLVYGTAGVALGNAKLSTPAGSDDKTLVGWTAGVGAETFVTDNITARAEYRYTDYGSKDFRAGGSTVSSGYDEHSVKLGMGVKF from the coding sequence ATGCGTACGCTCACCACCACCCTCATGGCCTCGGCCATGGCCCTCGTTGCTTTCCAGGCCGCCCACGCCGCTGACGTGGTCGACGAAGTTCCGGCTGCTCCGGCTGCCGAATATACCGAACCGGCGGTGCGCAACTGGTCCGGCGCCTATGTCGGCGGCACCATCGACTGGCACCATGGCGAGGCCGATGCGACCGGCAACAATAAGTCGGTCGGTTTCGGTGGCGGTCTCTATGGCGGCTACAACGTTCAGGACGGCCAGATGGTTTATGGCGGTGAGGCCGACGTAAACTACACCGGGAACGATGCCCGCTCCAGCGGCCGCCGCGTAAAGCAGGGTGTCAACGGCTCGGTCCGCGGTCGCGTCGGTGTCGACCTGAACCCGGTTCTCGTATACGGCACGGCCGGTGTCGCACTCGGCAATGCAAAGCTTTCGACTCCGGCAGGCTCCGACGACAAGACGCTTGTCGGCTGGACCGCAGGTGTCGGCGCCGAAACCTTCGTCACCGACAACATCACCGCGCGTGCCGAATACCGCTACACGGATTACGGCTCCAAGGACTTCCGCGCCGGCGGTTCGACGGTCTCGTCCGGCTACGACGAGCACAGCGTCAAACTCGGTATGGGCGTCAAGTTCTGA
- a CDS encoding glutathione S-transferase, with protein MKILYSPASPYSNKVRMAAHHAGIAAESVLTETNANPPQLIDNNPLGKIPTLITDDGLAIYDSRAIMHFIDRETGGKLYPKNHEKRTRIEIFEALCDGICDSLLAIVYEKRFHPPEKVHQPWIDRQWEKVERGLDYLEANLPKTGGKLNAGHFALAATLRYIELRFAGEWQKGRPKLKNWPAKFEKHFPDYSKFKA; from the coding sequence ATGAAGATACTCTACTCGCCCGCCTCCCCCTATTCGAACAAGGTCCGCATGGCGGCTCATCATGCCGGAATCGCGGCGGAAAGCGTTCTCACGGAAACCAATGCCAATCCGCCGCAGCTGATCGACAACAATCCGCTCGGAAAGATTCCGACGCTGATCACTGACGACGGCCTGGCAATCTACGACAGCCGCGCGATCATGCATTTCATCGATCGCGAAACCGGGGGCAAGCTCTATCCGAAGAATCACGAGAAGCGTACCCGGATCGAGATCTTCGAGGCACTTTGCGACGGCATTTGCGACAGCCTGCTCGCGATCGTCTACGAGAAACGCTTCCATCCGCCTGAAAAGGTGCACCAGCCCTGGATCGACCGGCAATGGGAAAAGGTGGAACGGGGCCTCGACTACCTCGAAGCAAACCTGCCCAAGACCGGAGGGAAGCTCAATGCCGGTCATTTCGCACTCGCCGCCACGCTGCGCTACATCGAACTGCGCTTCGCCGGCGAATGGCAGAAGGGCCGGCCCAAGCTCAAGAACTGGCCTGCCAAATTCGAGAAGCACTTCCCGGATTATTCGAAGTTCAAGGCTTGA
- a CDS encoding ribonuclease T2 family protein has translation MHRYEKLKRISRTRSNATRFRLLPTIVVLGTLVGCSGEEGSQTAPNASDDLAKRASMAPVPVGTGFDFYVLSLSWSPTWCDANDPKGKSDQCETGRGHGLIVHGLWPQNEGSYPEYCRTRHSDRVPESLGRQHFDLIPSMGLIGHQWRKHGTCSGLSQRDYFAVTRAAHERLAIPSELTAADGAENLSVQAIEAAFEKKNSGMTSESIAVTCEGRLLEEIRICFDKELKFRACPQVDRQACRRDTVSLPPAP, from the coding sequence ATGCATCGGTACGAAAAGCTGAAGCGCATCTCACGAACTCGATCGAATGCGACGCGTTTCAGGCTGCTGCCGACAATCGTCGTCCTTGGCACGCTTGTCGGCTGTAGCGGTGAAGAAGGCAGCCAGACTGCCCCGAACGCCTCGGATGATTTGGCGAAACGTGCGTCAATGGCGCCTGTGCCCGTCGGCACGGGTTTCGACTTCTATGTGCTTTCCCTCTCCTGGTCGCCGACCTGGTGCGACGCCAACGACCCGAAAGGCAAGTCCGACCAGTGCGAAACCGGCCGCGGGCATGGCCTGATCGTACACGGGCTCTGGCCGCAGAACGAAGGCAGCTATCCGGAATATTGCCGGACGCGGCACTCGGATCGCGTGCCCGAATCACTCGGACGGCAACATTTCGATCTCATCCCCTCGATGGGCCTTATCGGCCACCAGTGGCGCAAGCACGGCACCTGTTCCGGCCTCAGCCAGAGGGATTATTTCGCGGTCACGCGGGCCGCGCATGAGAGGCTCGCCATTCCTTCGGAATTGACGGCTGCGGACGGCGCGGAGAACCTCTCCGTCCAGGCGATCGAAGCGGCCTTCGAGAAGAAAAATTCCGGGATGACGAGCGAGTCGATCGCTGTTACCTGCGAAGGAAGGTTACTCGAAGAAATCAGGATCTGCTTCGACAAGGAACTGAAATTCAGGGCTTGCCCTCAAGTCGACCGACAGGCCTGCAGACGAGACACCGTCTCGTTGCCTCCAGCACCATGA
- a CDS encoding 23S rRNA (adenine(2030)-N(6))-methyltransferase RlmJ — translation MNYRHIYHAGNFADVLKHAVLARLVTYLKQKDKAFRVLDTHAGIGVYDLSSEEAQKTGEWREGIGRLIEAELPAPVAAILEPYLSAVRDLNPEGGLMHYPGSPKLARMLFRPQDRLSAMELHPEDHEALHRLFEGDFQSRITRLDGWLALGAHLPPKEKRGLVLVDPPFEAEGEYERLVDGLAKAYRRFTGGIYCLWYPLKKGAPIRDFHESLKALEIPKMLCAELSVRSDRVTTGLAGSGLVIVNPPFTLKGELDILLPYLKTQLAQDRFASGRCFWLRGEAPLDRGP, via the coding sequence ATGAACTACCGGCACATCTACCACGCGGGCAACTTCGCCGATGTCCTGAAGCACGCGGTGCTGGCACGGCTCGTCACCTACCTGAAGCAGAAGGACAAGGCCTTCCGCGTGCTGGACACCCATGCGGGGATCGGCGTTTACGACCTTTCGAGCGAGGAAGCGCAGAAGACCGGCGAATGGCGCGAGGGCATCGGAAGGCTGATCGAGGCCGAGCTTCCCGCCCCGGTCGCCGCCATTCTCGAACCGTATCTTTCCGCCGTTCGCGACCTCAATCCCGAGGGCGGCCTCATGCATTATCCGGGATCGCCGAAGCTCGCTCGCATGTTGTTTCGCCCGCAGGACCGGCTGTCGGCCATGGAACTTCATCCGGAGGATCACGAGGCGCTGCACCGGCTCTTCGAAGGTGATTTCCAGAGCCGCATCACCCGGCTCGACGGCTGGTTGGCGCTGGGCGCACATCTGCCGCCGAAGGAAAAGCGCGGCCTCGTTCTCGTCGATCCTCCCTTCGAAGCCGAAGGCGAGTATGAGCGGCTGGTGGACGGGCTGGCCAAGGCGTACCGCCGCTTCACCGGCGGCATCTACTGTCTCTGGTATCCGCTGAAGAAGGGCGCGCCGATCAGGGATTTTCACGAGTCGCTCAAGGCTTTGGAAATCCCGAAAATGCTTTGCGCCGAACTGTCGGTGCGCAGCGATCGCGTTACCACGGGACTCGCGGGATCCGGCCTCGTCATCGTCAACCCGCCCTTCACGTTGAAAGGCGAACTCGACATTCTCCTACCCTATCTGAAGACACAACTCGCCCAGGATCGTTTCGCTTCGGGGCGTTGCTTCTGGCTGCGCGGCGAGGCGCCGCTCGATCGAGGGCCTTGA
- a CDS encoding molybdopterin oxidoreductase family protein: MPYRKAMNVATPIRQEKTIGHSVCPHDCPSACALEVDLTAEGRIGRVRGAAENTYTAGVICAKVARYAERIYHPGRLMVPQRRLGAKGEGRWQEISWETALDEIANQFVKAEQRHGSEAVWPYFYAGTMGQVQRDSIERLRHAKRYSGFFGSICTNMAWTGYTMATGTLRGPDPREMAKSDCVVIWGTNAVATQVNVMTHAVKARKERGAKIVVIDVYDNPTIKQADMGLVLKPGTDAALACAVMHVAFRDGHADRAYMAEFADDPAGLEAHLKTRGPEWASAITGLSVEEIEAFARLVGTTPRTYFRLGYGFTRQRNGSVAIHAAASVATVLGSWKHEGGGAFHSNNDIFRLDKRELVGSTLHDPDVRMLDQSQIGRVLTGDAEALRHRGPVTALLIQNTNPVNVAPEQRLVKRGFLRDDVFVAVHEQFMTDTAQVADIVLPATMFLEHDDLYRGGGHQHVLLGPKVVEPPPTVRTNLFVIEELAKRLGVADCPGFGMTERQHIDRLLANYGIGYDEMKERKWLDCQPAFEEAHFLNGFAHPDGRFRFKADWTGTPAPNRPPEAMGAQGPHGELPEFPDHVDLIEVADERHPFRLATSPARSFLNSTFAETPSSIQKEGRPEVMIHAEDAAELGIAEGDVVRLGNGRGEIRLHAKIGGGARRGVVIAEGLWPNGAHLDGEGINVLTGADAVAPYGGAAFHDNRVWMRRT; the protein is encoded by the coding sequence ATGCCATATAGAAAAGCCATGAACGTTGCGACCCCTATCAGACAAGAAAAAACCATCGGCCATTCGGTCTGTCCGCACGACTGTCCCTCGGCTTGCGCTCTGGAGGTCGACCTCACCGCCGAGGGCCGGATCGGCCGCGTACGCGGCGCGGCGGAAAACACCTATACGGCGGGGGTGATCTGCGCCAAGGTCGCCCGCTATGCAGAGCGCATCTATCATCCTGGCCGGCTGATGGTGCCGCAACGCCGGCTCGGTGCGAAGGGCGAGGGGCGTTGGCAGGAGATTTCCTGGGAGACGGCCCTGGACGAGATCGCCAACCAGTTCGTCAAAGCCGAGCAGAGACACGGCTCGGAGGCGGTTTGGCCCTATTTCTATGCCGGCACGATGGGGCAGGTGCAGCGCGACTCCATCGAGCGGCTGCGCCACGCCAAGCGCTATTCCGGCTTCTTCGGGTCCATCTGCACCAACATGGCCTGGACCGGCTACACCATGGCGACCGGTACCCTGCGCGGACCGGACCCAAGAGAGATGGCCAAGTCCGATTGCGTCGTGATCTGGGGCACCAATGCGGTTGCGACGCAGGTCAACGTGATGACCCACGCGGTCAAGGCGCGAAAGGAGCGCGGCGCCAAGATCGTCGTCATCGACGTCTACGACAATCCGACGATCAAGCAGGCCGATATGGGGCTGGTCCTGAAGCCGGGCACCGACGCGGCGCTCGCCTGCGCCGTCATGCACGTCGCCTTCCGCGACGGTCATGCGGACCGCGCCTATATGGCTGAATTCGCCGATGATCCCGCGGGGCTCGAAGCGCATCTGAAGACGCGCGGACCGGAATGGGCTTCCGCGATCACCGGGCTTTCGGTGGAGGAGATCGAAGCTTTCGCGAGACTCGTCGGGACGACGCCGCGGACCTATTTCCGTCTCGGCTACGGCTTCACCCGCCAGCGCAACGGTTCCGTCGCGATCCATGCCGCAGCCTCCGTTGCCACGGTGCTCGGCTCCTGGAAGCACGAGGGCGGCGGTGCCTTCCATTCGAACAACGACATTTTCCGGCTGGACAAGCGCGAGCTCGTCGGCAGCACCCTTCACGATCCGGATGTGCGCATGCTCGACCAGTCGCAGATCGGCCGCGTGCTGACCGGAGACGCCGAGGCACTTCGCCATCGCGGTCCCGTGACGGCATTGCTCATCCAGAACACCAATCCGGTCAATGTCGCGCCGGAGCAGCGGCTGGTGAAGCGCGGCTTTCTGCGCGACGACGTCTTCGTCGCCGTGCACGAGCAATTCATGACGGACACCGCGCAAGTCGCGGACATCGTCCTGCCGGCCACCATGTTCCTCGAGCACGACGACCTTTATCGCGGTGGCGGCCACCAGCATGTTCTGCTCGGGCCGAAAGTCGTCGAGCCGCCGCCGACCGTGCGCACCAATCTTTTCGTCATCGAAGAGCTGGCAAAGCGTCTCGGCGTCGCAGACTGTCCCGGCTTCGGGATGACGGAACGCCAGCATATCGATCGATTGCTCGCCAATTACGGCATCGGCTACGACGAGATGAAGGAGCGGAAATGGCTCGATTGCCAGCCGGCTTTCGAGGAGGCGCATTTCCTCAACGGTTTCGCGCATCCGGACGGCAGGTTCCGCTTCAAGGCGGATTGGACCGGTACGCCCGCGCCGAACCGGCCACCGGAGGCGATGGGGGCTCAGGGGCCGCACGGTGAACTTCCCGAGTTCCCAGATCATGTCGACCTCATCGAGGTGGCCGACGAGCGGCATCCGTTCCGGCTGGCGACGTCGCCGGCGCGGTCCTTCCTCAATTCCACCTTTGCCGAAACCCCGTCCTCGATCCAGAAGGAAGGCCGGCCGGAAGTCATGATCCATGCGGAGGATGCGGCCGAACTCGGTATCGCCGAGGGCGACGTCGTCAGGCTTGGCAACGGGCGTGGTGAAATTCGCCTGCACGCGAAGATCGGAGGGGGTGCCCGCCGCGGCGTCGTCATCGCCGAAGGGCTTTGGCCCAATGGCGCCCATTTGGACGGGGAGGGGATCAACGTCTTGACCGGTGCCGATGCCGTGGCACCCTATGGCGGCGCTGCATTCCACGACAACCGGGTCTGGATGCGGCGGACCTGA
- a CDS encoding NUDIX domain-containing protein has protein sequence MIKNADPRFRIIDRKTVWDGFINLEQITIEQEMSDGSTARLVREVHDHGRAATILLFDPERQVVVLVRQLRLPVFLQGEKGYLLEAPAGLLDGETPEVAICREAMEETGYRIETAMHLFDAYMSPGSITERTSFFLGLIDISKKVAAGGGLAHEGEDIEVLEISFDEAVAGIGTGEICDAKTIMLLQWAMLNRASLAK, from the coding sequence ATGATCAAAAACGCAGACCCGCGCTTCCGGATCATCGATCGCAAGACGGTCTGGGATGGTTTCATCAATCTCGAGCAGATCACGATCGAGCAGGAAATGTCCGACGGCAGCACCGCGCGCCTCGTGCGTGAAGTCCACGACCACGGTCGCGCCGCAACGATCCTCCTCTTCGATCCGGAGCGGCAGGTGGTGGTTCTCGTCCGCCAGCTGCGCCTGCCGGTTTTCCTGCAGGGGGAAAAGGGATATCTCCTCGAAGCGCCGGCGGGCCTCCTCGACGGCGAAACCCCGGAAGTCGCCATTTGCCGCGAGGCGATGGAGGAAACCGGCTACCGCATCGAAACGGCTATGCATCTCTTCGATGCCTATATGAGCCCCGGCTCCATTACGGAGCGCACGAGCTTCTTCCTCGGTCTCATCGATATATCGAAGAAGGTCGCGGCGGGCGGCGGGCTTGCGCATGAAGGCGAGGACATCGAGGTGTTGGAAATTTCCTTCGACGAAGCCGTCGCGGGGATTGGCACCGGCGAGATCTGCGACGCGAAAACCATCATGCTTCTGCAGTGGGCTATGCTCAACCGTGCCTCTCTGGCCAAGTAA